One window of the Candidatus Saccharibacteria bacterium genome contains the following:
- a CDS encoding UvrD-helicase domain-containing protein, translated as MQASLLVGLNPEQRRAVVTTEGPLLIQAGAGSGKTKTLTHRIAYLIATHQATPYSILAVTFTNKAAREMRERVWRLMTSIGSRDFQASDMQGATEQRSESYREYGERAAQVATKQIAARGIDEPGSSRSSDASVEVPRSFMPWMGTFHSICVRLLRMDGEYIGIPSSYVIFDETDRLSTIKRICKEQHVDEKSFPPRTISGYISSAKNDMIGPDEYRETVKSPTAEVAAKVYPLYQAALHDAKALDFDDLIWRAVQLLENHKEIRERWQTRFSHIMIDEYQDTNAAQYQLVKYLVNEKRNLAVVGDDWQCFPPGSLVQTPDGMRPIESLQPGETIVASAGQGKTAPAVVDTKREFLFQGELVAIKTARGHDITVTPNHLLFAHWQHIPDSYFVYLMYSKHHGYRIGMTKSSRYDGKKHDIGLRVRANQERADKMWVLKLCQNRADAEYWEAFFSYNYGLPMLVFRADANRSMQITQDHIDRIYADIPTAERAKKLMADLNILFEYPHFVPQATVRSGRKRVALNLVLFGAKDGGSRLSINTTSAADLAVFRERGYAVRAGRAGTFRSEIHAKDYGKLETIGMDITANAPAIELNRYAYISAHKYQFMPAAQLHAGMLVPSLAGTEIIDDVIVAVEKLPYDGPVYDIDVRGVHNYIAGGIVVHNSIYSWRGADFRNILRFEKDYKDCTVIKLEQNYRSTGHILNAAHGVVTKNQQRSDKRLWTAEGDGRHVQLMQVMTERAEAETIMRTIRTAVDMGLRQYKDFAVLYRTNAQSRTIEEVMVQYGLPYRVVGGVRFYDRKEIKDLIAYLRLLYQPDDRTSFERIANVPGRGVGAVSLGNFIGWMLAERLSLSDALSRVAECDTVTGKARKGLVELADVLGSLRAQLEELPPDILVESLVKRLDYLRYLDDKTPQGESRQENVRELIGVAQGYHEEGLSSFLEEVALISDLDATNLDDNAVTLMTLHSAKGLEFPVVFMIGLEESILPHSRALYDQSEMEEERRLCYVGMTRAREELYMLYATSRSLYGGMQHNIPSRFLSEIADDHAEETTIMPSFGRADFTSFDDFSPEEQIGQTSSFTPDEPRYIPELHEGDHVRHDIFGTGTVVELSGDMAAIYFKGKGLKKLNTAFAPLEKL; from the coding sequence GTGCAAGCTAGTCTTCTCGTGGGGTTGAATCCGGAGCAGCGGCGGGCGGTGGTAACTACCGAGGGCCCGCTGCTTATTCAGGCCGGGGCCGGTAGCGGCAAAACGAAAACGCTGACGCACCGCATCGCCTACCTGATTGCAACGCACCAGGCCACGCCCTACAGCATTCTGGCGGTGACATTTACGAACAAAGCTGCCCGGGAAATGCGCGAGCGGGTCTGGCGGCTCATGACCAGCATAGGGTCTCGGGATTTCCAAGCGAGCGATATGCAAGGCGCAACCGAGCAGCGCAGTGAATCGTATCGAGAATACGGTGAACGAGCAGCGCAGGTGGCAACGAAGCAGATTGCCGCTAGGGGCATCGATGAACCGGGTTCATCCCGGAGCAGCGATGCCTCGGTGGAAGTGCCGAGGAGTTTTATGCCGTGGATGGGGACATTCCACTCCATTTGCGTGCGGCTCCTGCGCATGGACGGCGAATATATCGGCATACCCTCAAGCTACGTTATTTTTGACGAAACTGACCGGCTCAGTACCATAAAGCGTATTTGCAAAGAGCAGCATGTCGATGAAAAATCCTTTCCGCCGCGCACAATCTCCGGCTATATTAGCAGCGCCAAAAACGACATGATTGGACCAGATGAATACCGTGAGACCGTCAAAAGTCCCACTGCTGAAGTTGCCGCCAAAGTCTACCCGCTCTACCAGGCCGCCCTCCATGACGCCAAGGCGCTAGATTTCGACGACCTTATTTGGCGTGCCGTGCAACTCCTAGAGAACCACAAGGAAATCCGCGAAAGATGGCAAACTCGTTTCAGCCACATTATGATAGACGAATACCAAGATACAAATGCTGCCCAGTACCAACTGGTAAAGTATTTGGTCAATGAAAAGCGAAACCTGGCTGTCGTGGGCGACGACTGGCAATGTTTCCCCCCGGGCAGTCTGGTCCAGACACCGGACGGCATGAGGCCAATTGAATCGCTGCAGCCTGGCGAGACCATAGTTGCATCTGCTGGGCAAGGAAAAACAGCGCCAGCTGTCGTAGACACTAAACGTGAATTTTTGTTTCAGGGTGAATTGGTTGCTATTAAAACAGCCAGAGGCCATGATATTACCGTTACGCCAAATCACTTGCTATTTGCGCACTGGCAGCATATTCCAGACAGCTATTTCGTGTACCTTATGTATTCGAAGCATCATGGGTATCGCATAGGTATGACAAAGTCATCTCGTTATGATGGTAAAAAGCACGATATTGGCCTGCGTGTCCGAGCCAACCAAGAACGTGCTGATAAAATGTGGGTATTAAAACTCTGTCAGAACCGCGCCGATGCCGAATATTGGGAGGCATTTTTCTCCTATAATTACGGCCTCCCGATGCTTGTTTTTCGGGCAGACGCGAATCGTTCTATGCAAATTACGCAAGACCACATTGATCGTATTTATGCCGACATCCCAACCGCTGAACGCGCAAAAAAACTTATGGCCGACCTAAACATCTTGTTTGAGTATCCCCACTTTGTGCCGCAAGCAACGGTGAGGAGCGGCCGCAAACGAGTGGCGCTGAATCTGGTGCTTTTTGGGGCAAAAGATGGAGGCAGCCGCCTATCCATAAACACAACCAGCGCCGCAGATTTAGCTGTTTTTCGAGAGCGAGGTTATGCGGTGCGTGCCGGAAGGGCGGGGACTTTTCGCAGTGAAATCCACGCCAAAGATTATGGAAAATTGGAAACAATCGGCATGGATATCACGGCAAATGCCCCTGCAATCGAACTCAACCGCTATGCGTATATCTCGGCACATAAGTACCAGTTCATGCCAGCGGCGCAGTTGCATGCAGGTATGCTTGTACCGAGCCTCGCAGGTACAGAGATAATCGATGATGTTATAGTAGCTGTAGAGAAGCTTCCGTATGACGGCCCGGTGTATGACATTGACGTGCGAGGAGTGCACAACTATATAGCGGGTGGAATCGTAGTTCATAATTCGATTTACAGTTGGCGCGGCGCAGACTTTCGCAATATTTTGCGGTTTGAGAAAGACTATAAAGATTGCACGGTCATCAAGTTGGAGCAAAACTACCGCAGCACCGGGCATATACTAAATGCCGCTCATGGTGTCGTGACAAAAAACCAGCAGCGTAGTGACAAGCGGCTCTGGACAGCCGAAGGCGATGGCCGCCACGTCCAGCTTATGCAGGTTATGACGGAGCGAGCCGAAGCTGAAACCATCATGCGTACTATCCGCACGGCCGTGGATATGGGGCTTCGGCAGTACAAAGACTTTGCCGTCCTCTACCGCACGAATGCTCAGAGCCGCACCATAGAAGAAGTGATGGTGCAGTACGGTTTGCCATACCGTGTTGTCGGCGGCGTACGGTTCTATGACCGCAAAGAAATAAAAGACCTCATTGCCTATTTGCGCTTGCTGTATCAGCCAGATGACCGTACTAGCTTTGAGCGGATTGCCAATGTGCCGGGCAGGGGTGTCGGTGCAGTCAGCCTCGGGAACTTCATTGGCTGGATGCTGGCCGAACGGCTAAGCCTGAGTGACGCTTTGAGTCGGGTGGCCGAATGCGACACCGTGACGGGCAAGGCGCGCAAAGGGCTGGTCGAGCTTGCGGACGTGCTTGGTTCGCTGCGAGCGCAGCTAGAAGAACTTCCGCCCGATATTCTGGTCGAGAGCCTTGTAAAGCGGCTGGACTACCTCCGCTACCTCGATGATAAAACGCCGCAAGGCGAAAGCCGGCAGGAAAACGTACGTGAGCTTATAGGGGTGGCGCAAGGCTACCACGAAGAAGGCCTTAGCAGTTTTTTGGAAGAAGTAGCGCTCATTTCAGATCTCGATGCGACAAACCTGGACGATAACGCCGTTACGCTCATGACTTTGCATAGCGCCAAAGGCCTCGAATTCCCAGTGGTATTTATGATTGGACTCGAAGAGTCAATTTTGCCCCATAGCCGCGCCTTGTACGACCAGAGCGAAATGGAGGAAGAGCGCCGCCTTTGTTACGTGGGCATGACGCGTGCCCGCGAGGAGCTATATATGCTGTATGCGACCTCACGCTCGCTATACGGTGGTATGCAGCACAATATTCCCAGCCGCTTTCTTAGTGAAATTGCCGATGACCATGCGGAAGAAACCACCATTATGCCTAGTTTTGGACGAGCCGATTTCACTTCATTTGATGATTTTTCACCCGAAGAACAGATAGGCCAGACAAGCAGTTTCACCCCGGATGAACCGCGCTATATCCCCGAACTCCATGAAGGTGACCACGTTCGGCACGACATATTTGGCACGGGAACGGTAGTAGAGCTCAGCGGC
- a CDS encoding triose-phosphate isomerase, translated as MDKKLLIVGNWKMHLSVHQSSLLVHRLSERIASHRDVEVVIAPSILALQPLSVEIDRRRFRLAAQDAYNKDEGPCTGEVSFAMLGDLVHYAIVGHSWRRLNSGDTLDVVRDKVQAAIRNDISPIICIGETKQERDAGEAKQVIHDQLTTALMNLTSKDIEKIVLTYEPVWAISTADGIIAKPGDAQEMIRFMRDQVRELYGERAARAMHVLYGGSVNEHDVRSYLELPEVDGVLVGAASLNYHQFSEIVKVAHQVQTERK; from the coding sequence ATGGACAAAAAACTTCTCATCGTCGGCAACTGGAAAATGCACCTCAGTGTGCACCAGTCAAGTCTGCTTGTTCATAGGCTGAGTGAACGGATTGCTTCTCACCGCGACGTAGAGGTTGTCATTGCGCCCAGCATACTTGCACTACAGCCCCTCAGCGTTGAGATTGACCGCCGGCGCTTCCGCTTGGCTGCCCAAGACGCCTACAATAAAGACGAAGGCCCATGTACCGGCGAAGTCAGTTTTGCTATGCTCGGTGACCTCGTGCACTACGCCATCGTTGGTCATTCGTGGCGGCGACTTAACTCGGGTGACACGCTGGATGTTGTGCGGGACAAAGTGCAGGCGGCTATCCGCAACGATATCTCCCCCATCATATGCATAGGCGAAACCAAGCAAGAACGCGATGCGGGTGAAGCGAAACAAGTCATTCACGACCAGCTCACCACTGCTCTCATGAACCTTACCAGCAAAGATATTGAAAAAATTGTCCTCACCTATGAGCCGGTATGGGCTATCAGTACAGCCGATGGTATTATTGCCAAGCCAGGTGATGCCCAGGAAATGATTCGTTTTATGCGCGACCAAGTTCGGGAGCTTTATGGCGAACGAGCAGCGCGAGCCATGCACGTCCTTTATGGCGGCAGTGTGAACGAGCACGACGTTCGCAGCTATCTCGAACTTCCAGAAGTAGACGGTGTCCTCGTGGGAGCCGCCAGCCTGAACTATCACCAGTTTTCCGAAATTGTGAAAGTTGCTCATCAGGTTCAAACAGAGAGGAAATAG
- a CDS encoding phosphoglycerate kinase — MSFTKKTIRDIDVAGKKVLVRADYNVPLDEKGQITDDYRLQQSVPTLRYLLEHGAALILCSHLGRPDSKPDPKYSLFPVAKSLGKLLNTEVEFVPDCVGERAKKAAQNLQAGQVLLLENLRFHAEEETNGAEFAKELASLADVFVQDGFGVVHRAHASTEGVTHCLPSAAGLLLEKEVDTITSSMENPKRPLVAVIGGAKIADKIEILQRFLDIADAVVVGGAMANTFLHATGLKVGKSKIEPDDLPLAKEIMHRVSEVKKERDFVFYLPQDGVAAKKLDAAAPTRIVDWSAHVIADIEAYPKRPVHEASQVAEDEMILDIGPFSGAFIAGLLQLSETVVWNGTMGVTETKGLQGPVGPTAHGTELLTEAMLGQFGNRPFSIVGGGDTVGFVQDRGLTASFDHVSTGGGASLELMSGRKLPGVEALENKSE, encoded by the coding sequence GTGAGTTTTACGAAAAAAACAATCCGCGATATTGATGTAGCAGGCAAAAAAGTGCTTGTTCGAGCTGACTACAATGTACCGCTTGATGAAAAAGGTCAAATTACCGACGATTATCGCTTGCAGCAAAGCGTCCCAACCCTGCGCTACCTCCTCGAACACGGAGCGGCGCTCATTTTGTGCTCGCACCTTGGCCGCCCAGACAGCAAACCAGACCCCAAATACAGCCTGTTCCCAGTGGCTAAATCACTTGGGAAGCTTTTAAATACAGAGGTGGAGTTCGTCCCGGATTGCGTGGGAGAACGCGCCAAAAAAGCCGCCCAAAACCTGCAAGCCGGTCAAGTGCTGTTGCTTGAAAACCTCCGTTTCCATGCCGAAGAAGAAACAAACGGCGCCGAATTTGCCAAGGAGCTCGCCAGCCTTGCCGATGTATTTGTGCAAGATGGTTTTGGGGTGGTGCATCGAGCCCATGCCAGCACCGAGGGAGTGACGCACTGCTTACCGAGTGCAGCAGGCTTATTACTAGAGAAAGAAGTAGACACCATAACTAGCTCTATGGAAAACCCTAAACGACCACTGGTAGCAGTGATAGGCGGTGCCAAGATTGCCGACAAAATTGAAATATTGCAGCGTTTTCTCGATATTGCCGATGCGGTCGTGGTGGGCGGTGCTATGGCAAACACGTTTCTGCATGCGACCGGTCTCAAGGTAGGCAAAAGCAAGATAGAACCAGATGATTTGCCGCTTGCGAAAGAAATTATGCACAGGGTGAGCGAAGTAAAAAAAGAGCGCGATTTTGTGTTTTACCTGCCGCAAGACGGCGTGGCTGCAAAAAAACTCGATGCTGCCGCGCCGACCAGAATTGTCGACTGGAGCGCCCATGTCATTGCGGATATAGAAGCCTACCCAAAGCGACCAGTTCATGAAGCGAGCCAAGTTGCAGAAGACGAAATGATTTTAGATATCGGCCCATTTAGTGGCGCGTTTATAGCAGGGTTACTACAGCTTTCTGAAACGGTGGTATGGAATGGCACTATGGGAGTGACTGAAACCAAAGGTTTGCAGGGGCCGGTTGGGCCGACAGCGCATGGCACAGAGCTGCTTACAGAGGCTATGCTCGGGCAGTTCGGCAACCGGCCGTTTAGTATTGTCGGTGGTGGTGATACGGTCGGGTTTGTCCAAGACCGTGGTTTGACGGCGAGTTTCGACCATGTTTCCACCGGCGGTGGTGCGAGCCTTGAACTTATGAGTGGCAGGAAACTACCAGGCGTAGAAGCACTGGAGAACAAAAGTGAATAA